One genomic region from Vanacampus margaritifer isolate UIUO_Vmar chromosome 2, RoL_Vmar_1.0, whole genome shotgun sequence encodes:
- the rgs9a gene encoding regulator of G-protein signaling 9a isoform X1: MTIRTVRPDRATHFHRLHCLKKLDAVVVDMQDPKSGLKGSEQKLNITTIPHVIAGKDIIVWIANKMKLTVEEAQAFGTMLVAYGYIYALQNHKKLVMCNDSSLYRFQTPYFWPTQKWVADDTDYAIYLAKRNIRKKGMLEPYEQAHYNRLHKWLFHKWDFIVMQATEQYKAGRERKKPDRVVFDCQERAYWIVNKPPRRTHSALDIGPDHLIDPNTDEKITFDQYRRMNMFYQQAIMRSKVKSSVSLGALVKYITTYKNHDPFLAPCHPSNPWQTDNDSYWSLNMRRVDVPTKMRVERWSFSLFELLTDLRGRDDFKIFLKKEFSGENLAFWEAAEELKWGTAASMTTKAETIFKTFLAPGAPRWINIDGRTMGLTVKGLDHPHRYVLEAAQTHVFLLMKKDTFFRYLKSPVYKDIQKKALNPEPHNFSQAQLEQNAQNRSSGIHPIILWKQEEEEKAKAAAASAPVDVKAMMSKIDRKK; the protein is encoded by the exons ATGACGATCAGAACAGTCCGTCCTGATCGAGCAACACATTTTCATCGTCTGCATTGTCTCAAAAAG TTGGATGCCGTCGTGGTGGACATGCAGGACCCAAAAAGTGGGCTTAAAGGATCCGAACAGAAACTCAACATCACCACCATTCCGCATGTCATTGCTG GTAAAGACATCATTGTATGGATTGCTAATAAAATGAAGTTGACTGTAGAAG AAGCCCAGGCCTTTGGCACTATGTTAGTGGCCTACGGTTACATCTATGCCCTGCAGAACCACAAGAAACTGGTCATGTGCAATGACAGCAGCCTTTACCGCTTCCAG ACTCCATACTTTTGGCCTACACAGAAATGGGTTGCAGATGACACTGACTACG CCATTTACCTGGCAAAGAGAAACATCCGCAAGAAAGGCATGTTGGAACCCTATGAACAG GCACATTACAACCGCCTGCATAAGTGGCTGTTCCACAAATGGGACTTTATCGTGATGCAGGCCACCGAGCAGTACAA GGCTGGTAGAGAGCGTAAGAAGCCAGATCGTGTTGTGTTCGATTGCCAGGAGAGAGCTTACTGGATTGTGAACAAGCCACCG CGTCGTACTCATAGCGCCTTGGATATTGGTCCGGACCACCTGATTGATCCCAACACAGATGAG aaaaTCACATTTGACCAGTACAGACGCATG AACATGTTCTACCAACAAGCCATCATGAGATCAAAAGTCAAATCGAGTGTGTCACTTGGAGC ACTAGTCAAGTACATCACAACCTACAAAAACCATGATCCCTTTCTGGCACCCTGCCACCCCAGCAACCCCTGGCAGACAGACAACGACTCGTACTGGAGTCTCAATATGAGAAG GGTTGACGTCCCGACAAAAATGCGAGTTGAGCGTTGGTCCTTCAGCTTGTTTGAGTTACTGACTGATCTGCGAGGCAGGGACGACTTCAAGATCTTCCTTAAGAAGGAGTTTAGCG GGGAGAATTTAGCGTTCTGGGAAGCAGCTGAGGAGCTAAAGTGGGGAACTGCAGCTTCCATGACAACTAAAGCTGAGACCATCTTCAA GACCTTTCTGGCCCCCGGCGCTCCCCGCTGGATCAACATTGATGGCAGGACGATGGGTCTGACTGTGAAAGGCCTGGACCATCCTCACCGCTATGTGCTGGAGGCTGCGCAGACACACGTCTTCTTGCTCATGAAAAAG GACACTTTCTTCCGTTACCTGAAGTCGCCGGTGTACAAGGACATCCAGAAGAAGGCATTAAACCCGGAGCCTCATAATTTCAG TCAAGCCCAGTTAGAGCAAAACGCTCAAAACCGAAGCTCAGGTATCCATCCCATCATCCTTTGGaagcaagaagaagaggaaaaggcgAAGGCTGCTGCTGCCTCTGCCCCCGTTGATGTCAAGGCCATGATGAGTAAAATTGACAGAAAGAAATAA
- the rgs9a gene encoding regulator of G-protein signaling 9a isoform X3, translating to MLVAYGYIYALQNHKKLVMCNDSSLYRFQTPYFWPTQKWVADDTDYAIYLAKRNIRKKGMLEPYEQAHYNRLHKWLFHKWDFIVMQATEQYKAGRERKKPDRVVFDCQERAYWIVNKPPRRTHSALDIGPDHLIDPNTDEKITFDQYRRMNMFYQQAIMRSKVKSSVSLGALVKYITTYKNHDPFLAPCHPSNPWQTDNDSYWSLNMRRVDVPTKMRVERWSFSLFELLTDLRGRDDFKIFLKKEFSGENLAFWEAAEELKWGTAASMTTKAETIFKTFLAPGAPRWINIDGRTMGLTVKGLDHPHRYVLEAAQTHVFLLMKKDTFFRYLKSPVYKDIQKKALNPEPHNFSQAQLEQNAQNRSSGIHPIILWKQEEEEKAKAAAASAPVDVKAMMSKIDRKK from the exons ATGTTAGTGGCCTACGGTTACATCTATGCCCTGCAGAACCACAAGAAACTGGTCATGTGCAATGACAGCAGCCTTTACCGCTTCCAG ACTCCATACTTTTGGCCTACACAGAAATGGGTTGCAGATGACACTGACTACG CCATTTACCTGGCAAAGAGAAACATCCGCAAGAAAGGCATGTTGGAACCCTATGAACAG GCACATTACAACCGCCTGCATAAGTGGCTGTTCCACAAATGGGACTTTATCGTGATGCAGGCCACCGAGCAGTACAA GGCTGGTAGAGAGCGTAAGAAGCCAGATCGTGTTGTGTTCGATTGCCAGGAGAGAGCTTACTGGATTGTGAACAAGCCACCG CGTCGTACTCATAGCGCCTTGGATATTGGTCCGGACCACCTGATTGATCCCAACACAGATGAG aaaaTCACATTTGACCAGTACAGACGCATG AACATGTTCTACCAACAAGCCATCATGAGATCAAAAGTCAAATCGAGTGTGTCACTTGGAGC ACTAGTCAAGTACATCACAACCTACAAAAACCATGATCCCTTTCTGGCACCCTGCCACCCCAGCAACCCCTGGCAGACAGACAACGACTCGTACTGGAGTCTCAATATGAGAAG GGTTGACGTCCCGACAAAAATGCGAGTTGAGCGTTGGTCCTTCAGCTTGTTTGAGTTACTGACTGATCTGCGAGGCAGGGACGACTTCAAGATCTTCCTTAAGAAGGAGTTTAGCG GGGAGAATTTAGCGTTCTGGGAAGCAGCTGAGGAGCTAAAGTGGGGAACTGCAGCTTCCATGACAACTAAAGCTGAGACCATCTTCAA GACCTTTCTGGCCCCCGGCGCTCCCCGCTGGATCAACATTGATGGCAGGACGATGGGTCTGACTGTGAAAGGCCTGGACCATCCTCACCGCTATGTGCTGGAGGCTGCGCAGACACACGTCTTCTTGCTCATGAAAAAG GACACTTTCTTCCGTTACCTGAAGTCGCCGGTGTACAAGGACATCCAGAAGAAGGCATTAAACCCGGAGCCTCATAATTTCAG TCAAGCCCAGTTAGAGCAAAACGCTCAAAACCGAAGCTCAGGTATCCATCCCATCATCCTTTGGaagcaagaagaagaggaaaaggcgAAGGCTGCTGCTGCCTCTGCCCCCGTTGATGTCAAGGCCATGATGAGTAAAATTGACAGAAAGAAATAA
- the smim22 gene encoding small integral membrane protein 22 isoform X1 yields the protein MYCSSSPGTTGVQSTQYPPPHSSQTKSSTMGQRSIQEDFESQFNDVISRLESKQLFQSEWDIAFVVVFLVFIGLIVLLALLVLIRCCCCCCCDEKPKRHKVGIENMSLEP from the exons atgtattgtagctcctctCCCGGGACTACTGGTGTCCAGTCCACACAATATCCCCCTCCCCATTCCAGTCAGACG aaAAGCAGTACCATGGGGCAAAGAAGCATCCAGGAGGACTTTGAGAGTCAGTTCAATGATGTGATTTCCAGACTAGAGTCCAAACAGTTGTTCCAGTCTGAATGGGACATTGCCTTTGTCGTCGTTTTCTTAGTCTTCATTG GTTTGATTGTGCTGCTGGCCCTTCTGGTCCTTATccgctgctgttgctgctgctgttgtgacGAGAAG CCTAAACGTCATAAAGTTGGCATAGAGAACATGTCTCTGGAACCATGA
- the rgs9a gene encoding regulator of G-protein signaling 9a isoform X2, with translation MTIRTVRPDRATHFHRLHCLKKLDAVVVDMQDPKSGLKGSEQKLNITTIPHVIAEAQAFGTMLVAYGYIYALQNHKKLVMCNDSSLYRFQTPYFWPTQKWVADDTDYAIYLAKRNIRKKGMLEPYEQAHYNRLHKWLFHKWDFIVMQATEQYKAGRERKKPDRVVFDCQERAYWIVNKPPRRTHSALDIGPDHLIDPNTDEKITFDQYRRMNMFYQQAIMRSKVKSSVSLGALVKYITTYKNHDPFLAPCHPSNPWQTDNDSYWSLNMRRVDVPTKMRVERWSFSLFELLTDLRGRDDFKIFLKKEFSGENLAFWEAAEELKWGTAASMTTKAETIFKTFLAPGAPRWINIDGRTMGLTVKGLDHPHRYVLEAAQTHVFLLMKKDTFFRYLKSPVYKDIQKKALNPEPHNFSQAQLEQNAQNRSSGIHPIILWKQEEEEKAKAAAASAPVDVKAMMSKIDRKK, from the exons ATGACGATCAGAACAGTCCGTCCTGATCGAGCAACACATTTTCATCGTCTGCATTGTCTCAAAAAG TTGGATGCCGTCGTGGTGGACATGCAGGACCCAAAAAGTGGGCTTAAAGGATCCGAACAGAAACTCAACATCACCACCATTCCGCATGTCATTGCTG AAGCCCAGGCCTTTGGCACTATGTTAGTGGCCTACGGTTACATCTATGCCCTGCAGAACCACAAGAAACTGGTCATGTGCAATGACAGCAGCCTTTACCGCTTCCAG ACTCCATACTTTTGGCCTACACAGAAATGGGTTGCAGATGACACTGACTACG CCATTTACCTGGCAAAGAGAAACATCCGCAAGAAAGGCATGTTGGAACCCTATGAACAG GCACATTACAACCGCCTGCATAAGTGGCTGTTCCACAAATGGGACTTTATCGTGATGCAGGCCACCGAGCAGTACAA GGCTGGTAGAGAGCGTAAGAAGCCAGATCGTGTTGTGTTCGATTGCCAGGAGAGAGCTTACTGGATTGTGAACAAGCCACCG CGTCGTACTCATAGCGCCTTGGATATTGGTCCGGACCACCTGATTGATCCCAACACAGATGAG aaaaTCACATTTGACCAGTACAGACGCATG AACATGTTCTACCAACAAGCCATCATGAGATCAAAAGTCAAATCGAGTGTGTCACTTGGAGC ACTAGTCAAGTACATCACAACCTACAAAAACCATGATCCCTTTCTGGCACCCTGCCACCCCAGCAACCCCTGGCAGACAGACAACGACTCGTACTGGAGTCTCAATATGAGAAG GGTTGACGTCCCGACAAAAATGCGAGTTGAGCGTTGGTCCTTCAGCTTGTTTGAGTTACTGACTGATCTGCGAGGCAGGGACGACTTCAAGATCTTCCTTAAGAAGGAGTTTAGCG GGGAGAATTTAGCGTTCTGGGAAGCAGCTGAGGAGCTAAAGTGGGGAACTGCAGCTTCCATGACAACTAAAGCTGAGACCATCTTCAA GACCTTTCTGGCCCCCGGCGCTCCCCGCTGGATCAACATTGATGGCAGGACGATGGGTCTGACTGTGAAAGGCCTGGACCATCCTCACCGCTATGTGCTGGAGGCTGCGCAGACACACGTCTTCTTGCTCATGAAAAAG GACACTTTCTTCCGTTACCTGAAGTCGCCGGTGTACAAGGACATCCAGAAGAAGGCATTAAACCCGGAGCCTCATAATTTCAG TCAAGCCCAGTTAGAGCAAAACGCTCAAAACCGAAGCTCAGGTATCCATCCCATCATCCTTTGGaagcaagaagaagaggaaaaggcgAAGGCTGCTGCTGCCTCTGCCCCCGTTGATGTCAAGGCCATGATGAGTAAAATTGACAGAAAGAAATAA
- the smim22 gene encoding small integral membrane protein 22 isoform X2, whose product MGQRSIQEDFESQFNDVISRLESKQLFQSEWDIAFVVVFLVFIGLIVLLALLVLIRCCCCCCCDEKPKRHKVGIENMSLEP is encoded by the exons ATGGGGCAAAGAAGCATCCAGGAGGACTTTGAGAGTCAGTTCAATGATGTGATTTCCAGACTAGAGTCCAAACAGTTGTTCCAGTCTGAATGGGACATTGCCTTTGTCGTCGTTTTCTTAGTCTTCATTG GTTTGATTGTGCTGCTGGCCCTTCTGGTCCTTATccgctgctgttgctgctgctgttgtgacGAGAAG CCTAAACGTCATAAAGTTGGCATAGAGAACATGTCTCTGGAACCATGA
- the cog1 gene encoding conserved oligomeric Golgi complex subunit 1, translating to MTDEPASYLRISEIKDPVVLFEQYNTEDIRGIERKVRGEIEHKKEELRQMVGERYRDLIDAADTIGEMRQSSASVVQSIQDMHQYCHRLKQGKACVNSHTPERQWQDNFYTMASQIKLLLEIPERIWSAMEASQYLQATQLYLLCCRLHSLLQLKAATGGHYSPALARFPILVRQVATTGHFRSTILLDSKTLLRGRAVSDQAIAEALLSTMLLEDSSPRQALADFLLARKASIHQLLNQPQHGAGIKAQVCSLVELLVTTLFQAYAVFYTHPEGIPRARESTLSCGLLFSILENVTSSTSAAEGKNVLQEDTSTGSCFKYLPPSVTEFQPTLRTLAQPIQREQLRDTLQQWIDTCKEDICHGVGSLLVYVKSLKGLAAIRDAVWDLLSADSINQHWNTVCQRLLEHRLAIWDDFLQQLFLQRLQAITKEETESISMSSVQLLTSAVKDLEGQTTNSREALYEVDVSSYLWSESSGDLPSDAGWVTVAERGEQQQRSGLAMKTQALTPCVQNFCSSMDAKLKAQLDDLQHYLPSKDAGSDSISVTMASSAPNEGSSASSFNRFTDTPAVEEALRDGCLACVHHILSAVRSEIATVSPDPSPTSLNSVLFMARLCQSMGELCPNLKHCILGQQSGCEAAAKVTPRQSKKLGRAKMVTQVSAAQAKWAELKEQLLNCSLETYRIWSSTLSKRLLEEFRTALHADSAGDILTNATNWEDLEIQEEAESGSSVTSKIRLPVQPSLFVQSLLFELCVEVNRVGGHALPQPTLQEVLQTCLDQALQHYQSFTQRAPREGAFPMTQNRALQLMFDLRYLNTTLSANMDEGKTSKPHQDHRMQEVCDWLESHIDPFDLDVFTPPLNANLNRLSQRTSVLFGLVTGSEKQFAPRSSSMNTQEPYNILPLANTQIRFGLLPLSMSDTRKSKSTNKCSSEPHQLPTPSSSADGQESFRLGSLFRQMAEEEDTTSPSLFKLSWLSGMTK from the exons ATGACTGATGAACCGGCTTCGTATCTCCGGATATCGGAGATCAAGGACCCGGTGGTCCTGTTCGAGCAGTACAACACCGAGGACATCCGCGGCATAGAGCGGAAAGTCCGCGGGGAAATCGAGCATAAGAAGGAGGAATTGAGGCAGATGGTGGGGGAGCGCTACAGGGACTTGATTGACGCCGCGGACACCATCGGAGAGATGAGGCAGAGCTCGGCGAGTGTTGTCCAGTCCATTCAGGACATGCATCAGTACTGCCACCGGCTTAAACAAGGCAAAGCCTGTGTCAATAGTCACACTCCGGAG AGGCAGTGGCAGGACAATTTTTACACCATGGCCTCTCAGATCAAGCTCCTCTTGGAAATTCCCGAGCGCATATGGAGCGCCATGGAGGCCTCTCAGTACCTCCAGGCAACTCAACTCTACCTGCTGTGTTGCCGTCTGCACAGTCTCCTTCAGTTGAAAGCAGCCACAGGGGGTCATTACAGTCCTGCTCTGGCCCGCTTCCCTATCCTTGTCCGCCAAGTAGCCACAACTGGCCACTTcag gtccaCCATTCTTTTAGACAGCAAGACTCTGCTGCGGGGTCGGGCAGTGTCGGACCAGGCCATTGCCGAGGCCCTCCTGTCTACAATGTTACTGGAGGACAGCTCCCCACGCCAGGCACTGGCAGATTTCTTGTTAGCACGGAaggcatccatccatcagttGCTCAATCAGCCCCAACATG gtgCGGGTATCAAGGCCCAAGTGTGCAGCCTCGTAGAACTGCTGGTGACCACTTTGTTTCAAGCGTATGCTGTCTTCTACACGCATCCTGAGGGGATACCCAGGGCTAGGGAATCAACCCTCAGTTGTGGCCTGCTCTTTTCCATCCTGGAAAATGTTACGTCCTCTACATCTGCAG CTGAAGGCAAGAACGTGCTTCAGGAAGACACAAGTACAGGCAGCTGCTTCAAGTACCTGCCCCCCTCTGTCACAGAGTTCCAGCCCACACTTCGCACCCTGGCACAGCCAATCCAGAGAGAGCAGCTGCGGGACACCTTACAGCAGTGGATTGATAC ATGTAAGGAGGACATCTGCCATGGTGTTGGTAGCCTTCTAGTCTATGTGAAGAGTctgaaaggactggcagccattAGAGACGCTGTTTGGGACCTCCTGTCTGCCGATTCCATCAATCAGCACTGGAACACAGTGTGCCAGAGGCTGCTGGAGCACCGCCTGGCCATCTGGGATGACTTCCTTCAACAGCTCTTCCTTCAACGTTTACAG GCTATCACCAAAGAAGAAACTGAAAGCATCTCAATGAGCTCGGTGCAGCTCCTTACCTCCGCTGTGAAGGATCTTGAGGGACAAACCACCAATAGCAGGGAGGCCCTGTACGAAGTGGACGTGTCCTCCTATTTGTGGTCGGAGTCTTCAGGGGACCTTCCGAGTGATGCGGGTTGGGTCACTGTGGCAGAGAGAGGGGAGCAACAGCAAAGAAGCGGTCTGGCCATGAAGACCCAGGCCCTGACACCCTGCGTTCAAAACTTTTGCTCATCCATGGATGCCAAGCTGAAGGCACAACTTGATGACCTCCAACACTACCTTCCATCCAAGGACGCAG GTTCTGACTCCATATCAGTTACAATGGCATCATCGGCACCTAATGAGGGCTCGTCAGCATCCTCCTTCAACCGCTTCACAGACACGCCGGCAGTGGAGGAGGCTTTACGAGACGGCTGCCTGGCCTGCGTTCACCATATTCTCTCTGCCGTCCGTTCTGAAATAGCTACAGTTTCGCCAGATCCCAGCCCTACCAGCCTGAATTCAGTACTTTTCATGGCGAGGCTGTGTCAGTCCATGGGGGAACTCTGCCCCAATCTAAAACACTGCATTTTGGGACAACAGAGCGGGTGTGAGGCCGCAGCCAAAGTGACCCCCAGGCAGAGCAAGAAATTGGGCAGAGCAAAGATGGTTACGCAGGTCAGCGCTGCTCAGGCCAAGTGGGCGGAACTAAAGGAGCAGCTTCTCAACTGCAGTTTGGAGACCTACCGTATCTGGAGCTCTACTCTCTCAAAA AGGTTGCTGGAGGAGTTTCGAACAGCTCTTCATGCCGATTCCGCTGGTGACATCTTGACAAATGCAACCAACTGGGAAGATCTCGAGATCCAAGAGGAGGCCGAGTCGGGGAGCAGTGTTACATCCAAAATTCGTCTTCCTGTCCAG CCATCTTTGTTTGTCCAGTCACTGCTCTTCGAGCTTTGTGTTGAGGTGAACAGGGTGGGTGGTCATGCCTTGCCACAACCCACCCTGCAGGAGGTTCTGCAAACCTGCCTGGATCAAGCCTTGCAACACTACCAAAGCTTCACACAGCGTGCACCCAGG GAAGGTGCATTTCCAATGACACAGAACAGAGCATTGCAGCTGATGTTTGACCTTCGTTATCTTAACACCACGTTGTCTGCCAATATGGATGAAGGCAAGACCTCCAAACCTCATCAAGACCACAG GATGCAGGAGGTGTGCGATTGGCTGGAGAGCCACATTGACCCTTTTGACCTGGATGTGTTCACACCACCACTGAATGCAAACCTCAATCGGCTGTCCCAAAGAACATCG GTGCTGTTTGGGCTGGTGACCGGTTCAGAGAAGCAGTTTGCCCCGCGGAGCAGCAGCATGAACACTCAGGAGCCTTATAACATCCTTCCATTGGCCAACACTCAAATCAG GTTCGGCTTGTTGCCTCTCAGCATGTCTGATACGCGTAAATCAAAGTCGACCAACAAATGCTCCAGTGAACCACACCAGTTG CCTACTCCATCCTCTTCAGCAGACGGTCAGGAAAGCTTCCGGCTAGGTAGCCTCTTTCGACAGAtggcagaagaagaagacacaACCTCTCCATCTTTATTTAAACTCAGTTGGCTATCTGGCATGACCAAATAA